A single Polyodon spathula isolate WHYD16114869_AA chromosome 6, ASM1765450v1, whole genome shotgun sequence DNA region contains:
- the LOC121316912 gene encoding uncharacterized protein LOC121316912 isoform X4, which yields MLGPGTLTVLFLVTLKATEVVYGTAVPEQPYDVHFQSFNLRNVLRWSPGRGNNNGTRYTVQYKIYGGEIDVWHDQKQCTNITGTCCDLSRDTSDLAEGYFARVKAVSNGISSDWTESKRFHPKLDTIIGPPSLEVRAGERSIFIWLRGPFKWQTDNKTKVKSMAKYYRSLQYNVSLYNNKTKQLLLQYHCEREAKVVFVPYDLKVNLITSNVFNTRSKTQQVKHSPAYENQSTSGFQPAKHLGYTSQLVKHLSAEDLEALASDEDQQHEAPNYRRQTGMRPLSEYFGYGTVLNAQLSFEQDDKLPENEDLMRSVSIGVSQEAAFNPSFETHLISEEEAVQQVQIRKGQAQVSEGRECQQFDIKLSLCWDFPEEAEQGEGTVLVDWDPESRTLHMPILHDSKRADCDVEEKTDLLPTVYLRQSSREPSDIEEVYVSRLVKNWGLQE from the exons ATGCTGGGGCCAGGAACACTCACTGTTCTTTTTCTTGTAACACTAAAGGCTACAG AAGTGGTTTATGGAACTGCTGTACCTGAACAACCATATGATGTCCACTTTCAATCATTTAACCTGAGGAACGTCTTGCGATGGAGTCCAGGGAGAGGAAACAATAATGGAACTCGCTATACAGTTCAGTATaaaat TTATGGTGGGGAGATAGACGTCTGGCACGATCAAAAGCAGTGTACCAATATCACTGGAACGTGCTGTGACCTTTCCAGAGACACCAGTGACTTAGCAGAAGGATACTTTGCAAGAGTTAAGGCTGTCTCAAATGGCATCTCTTCGGACTGGACAGAATCTAAAAGGTTCCATCCAAAATTGGACA ccaTAATTGGGCCTCCATCCTTGGAAGTCAGAGCTGGTGAAAGATCAATTTTTATCTGGTTAAGGGGTCCATTCAAATGGCAAACTGATAACAAAACCAAAGTGAAGTCAATGGCTAAATATTACAGAAGCCTGCAATACAACGTGTCTCtgtacaataataaaactaaacagtTG ttgctgCAGTACCATTGTGAGCGGGAGGCAAAGGTAGTCTTTGTTCCTTATGACTTAAAAGTGAACCTTATCACCTCTAATGTCTTCAATACAAGGAGCAAGACTCAGCAGGTCAAACATAGCCCTGCCTATGAAAACCAATCCACCAGTGGGTTTCAACCTGCAAAGCACCTGGGCTATACATCCCAACTAGTAAAACATTTGTCAGCTGAAGATCTTGAAGCTTTGGCAAGCGATGAAGACCAACAACACGAGGCCCCCAATTACAGGAGACAGACAGGAATGAGGCCACTGAGTGAATATTTTGGATATGGAACTGTTCTTAATGCCCAGTTATCCTTCGAACAGGACGACAAGTTGCCAGAAAACGAAGACTTAATGAGGTCTGTCTCCATTGGTGTCAGTCAAGAAGCAGCATTTAACCCaagctttgaaacacacttgATCAGTGAAGAGGAAGCTGTGCAACAAGTACAGATAAGAAAAGGACAAGCACAGGTCAGTGAGGGGAGGGAGTGTCAGCAGTTTGACATAAAGCTGAGTCTGTGCTGGGATTTCCCAGAGGAAGCTGAACAAGGAGAAGGAACCGTTCTTGTGGACTGGGATCCTGAGAGTCGTACGCTGCACATGCCCATCCTTCATGACAGTAAAAGGGCAGACTGTGATGTAGAGGAAAAGACTGACCTTTTGCCCACTGTGTACTTGAGGCAGTCTTCAAGAGAACCTTCTGACATTGAAGAAGTCTATGTGTCAAGATTAGTGAAAAACTGGGGCCTCCAAGAATGA
- the LOC121316510 gene encoding solute carrier family 35 member D3 gives MQLCKGRFLGISVAVAHGFFSGSLNILLKFLITTYHFDYLTLIQCLTCTSAALMLEILRRLGKVDVPPYSLHMAKVFASVTILSTLQSCFTLWALRGLSLPMYVVFKRCLPLVTLIIGVCVLKNGIPSIGVLTAVFITTCGAALAGVGDLTGDTFGYVTGVLTVIVHAAYLVIIQKTSTETEYGPLTAQYAIAVTSSPLLLICSFVSMDTINAWSFPGWTNPFVTCTFVASIIFGCAMNFTTLQCTYINSAVTTSFVGVLKSIVTITVGMVAFSDVEPTALFIAGVVVNTVGSITYCIVKYFETKQQSKYEDLEEAAKDKELPGKPYKPDEPKENGPGEIVPNGTLVGPTDGFLEPREVNGLVESMEMQTQANPTEGEPKGQSLGDTYAGVWRSIRNFKFMKKDTLIENEELQSP, from the exons ATGCAACTCTGCAAGGGTCGTTTTCTCGGAATTTCAGTCGCTGTCGCTCACGGATTTTTTTCGGGGTCtctcaatattttattaaaatttctGATTACTACTTATCATTTTGACTACCTCACCTTGATCCAGTGTCTAACATGCACCTCTGCGGCACTAATGCTGGAGATTCTGAGAAGGCTAGGAAAAGTAGATGTGCCTCCCTATAGCTTGCATATGGCCAAAGTTTTTGCAAGTGTAACAATTTTATCTACATTACAGTCCTGTTTTACCCTGTGGGCGTTAAGGGGGCTCAGTCTCCCCATGTACGTGGTTTTTAAACGCTGTCTACCTCTGGTTACGTTGATAATTGGTGTCTGCGTTCTGAAAAATGGGATCCCGTCTATTGGAGTTCTAACTGCAGTATTCATCACTACTTGCGGAGCAGCATTGGCAG gagTTGGTGATCTGACAGGAGACACATTTGGTTATGTGACAGGAGTGCTTACAGTCATTGTCCATGCTGCGTACCTTGTGATTATTCAAAAGACAAGTACTGAGACTGAATATGGGCCACTGACAGCCCAGTACGCCATTGCCGTTACATCCTCTCCTTTGCTCTTGATCTGTTCATTTGTTAGCATGGATACCATTAATGCCTGGTCATTTCCGGGATGGACCAACCCTTTTGTGACGTGCACATTTGTTGCCAGTATTATTTTTGGCTGTGCCATGAACTTCACCACCCTCCAATGTACCTACATCAACTCAGCAGTCACCACCAGCTTTGTTGGCGTGTTGAAGAGCATTGTTACTATTACAGTCGGAATGGTTGCCTTCAGTGATGTGGAGCCTACAGCTCTCTTCATTGCAGGTGTGGTGGTCAACACTGTGGGCTCAATCACCTATTGTATTGTGAAGTACTTTGAGACGAAACAGCAAAGTAAGTATGAAGATCTGGAAGAAGCAGCGAAAGATAAAGAGTTGCCCGGCAAGCCTTATAAACCAGATGAGCCAAAAGAAAATGGGCCTGGAGAGATTGTGCCAAATGGAACTCTAGTAGGACCAACTGATGGTTTTCTGGAACCCAGAGAAGTGAATGGCCTGGTGGAGTCCATGGAAATGCAAACACAAGCAAATCCAACTGAGGGAGAACCAAAGGGTCAGTCACTGGGTGACACTTATGCCGGAGTATGGAGGTCAATTAGAAATTTCAAGTTtatgaaaaaagacactttaatTGAAAACGAGGAGTTACAAAGTCCTTGA
- the LOC121316912 gene encoding interleukin-20 receptor subunit alpha-like isoform X1, with protein MLGPGTLTVLFLVTLKATEVVYGTAVPEQPYDVHFQSFNLRNVLRWSPGRGNNNGTRYTVQYKIYGGEIDVWHDQKQCTNITGTCCDLSRDTSDLAEGYFARVKAVSNGISSDWTESKRFHPKLDTIIGPPSLEVRAGERSIFIWLRGPFKWQTDNKTKVKSMAKYYRSLQYNVSLYNNKTKQLLHFLLKNYSGTLDRLDHDTQYCVSARTKVQGQISDPSEELCVTTPKDTFSEWLVVIMFGCVLPSMIALLLIFVVFYLIYRYVFGNHQKTPKNLLLQYHCEREAKVVFVPYDLKVNLITSNVFNTRSKTQQVKHSPAYENQSTSGFQPAKHLGYTSQLVKHLSAEDLEALASDEDQQHEAPNYRRQTGMRPLSEYFGYGTVLNAQLSFEQDDKLPENEDLMRSVSIGVSQEAAFNPSFETHLISEEEAVQQVQIRKGQAQVSEGRECQQFDIKLSLCWDFPEEAEQGEGTVLVDWDPESRTLHMPILHDSKRADCDVEEKTDLLPTVYLRQSSREPSDIEEVYVSRLVKNWGLQE; from the exons ATGCTGGGGCCAGGAACACTCACTGTTCTTTTTCTTGTAACACTAAAGGCTACAG AAGTGGTTTATGGAACTGCTGTACCTGAACAACCATATGATGTCCACTTTCAATCATTTAACCTGAGGAACGTCTTGCGATGGAGTCCAGGGAGAGGAAACAATAATGGAACTCGCTATACAGTTCAGTATaaaat TTATGGTGGGGAGATAGACGTCTGGCACGATCAAAAGCAGTGTACCAATATCACTGGAACGTGCTGTGACCTTTCCAGAGACACCAGTGACTTAGCAGAAGGATACTTTGCAAGAGTTAAGGCTGTCTCAAATGGCATCTCTTCGGACTGGACAGAATCTAAAAGGTTCCATCCAAAATTGGACA ccaTAATTGGGCCTCCATCCTTGGAAGTCAGAGCTGGTGAAAGATCAATTTTTATCTGGTTAAGGGGTCCATTCAAATGGCAAACTGATAACAAAACCAAAGTGAAGTCAATGGCTAAATATTACAGAAGCCTGCAATACAACGTGTCTCtgtacaataataaaactaaacagtTG TTGCACTTCCTACTGAAAAATTACTCTGGAACGCTTGACAGGTTAGACCACgacacacagtactgtgtgtcTGCCAGGACGAAGGTCCAAGGGCAAATCAGTGACCCTTCCGAAGAGCTGTGTGTAACCACACCAAAGG ATACCTTTTCAGAATGGTTGGTCGTCATCATGTTTGGATGTGTTTTGCCTTCCATGATTGCTTTATTACTtatctttgtagttttctatcTTATTTACCGGTATGTGTTTGGCAACCACCAAAAAACGCCCAAAAACCTG ttgctgCAGTACCATTGTGAGCGGGAGGCAAAGGTAGTCTTTGTTCCTTATGACTTAAAAGTGAACCTTATCACCTCTAATGTCTTCAATACAAGGAGCAAGACTCAGCAGGTCAAACATAGCCCTGCCTATGAAAACCAATCCACCAGTGGGTTTCAACCTGCAAAGCACCTGGGCTATACATCCCAACTAGTAAAACATTTGTCAGCTGAAGATCTTGAAGCTTTGGCAAGCGATGAAGACCAACAACACGAGGCCCCCAATTACAGGAGACAGACAGGAATGAGGCCACTGAGTGAATATTTTGGATATGGAACTGTTCTTAATGCCCAGTTATCCTTCGAACAGGACGACAAGTTGCCAGAAAACGAAGACTTAATGAGGTCTGTCTCCATTGGTGTCAGTCAAGAAGCAGCATTTAACCCaagctttgaaacacacttgATCAGTGAAGAGGAAGCTGTGCAACAAGTACAGATAAGAAAAGGACAAGCACAGGTCAGTGAGGGGAGGGAGTGTCAGCAGTTTGACATAAAGCTGAGTCTGTGCTGGGATTTCCCAGAGGAAGCTGAACAAGGAGAAGGAACCGTTCTTGTGGACTGGGATCCTGAGAGTCGTACGCTGCACATGCCCATCCTTCATGACAGTAAAAGGGCAGACTGTGATGTAGAGGAAAAGACTGACCTTTTGCCCACTGTGTACTTGAGGCAGTCTTCAAGAGAACCTTCTGACATTGAAGAAGTCTATGTGTCAAGATTAGTGAAAAACTGGGGCCTCCAAGAATGA
- the LOC121316912 gene encoding interleukin-20 receptor subunit alpha-like isoform X2, whose product MLGPGTLTVLFLVTLKATVVYGTAVPEQPYDVHFQSFNLRNVLRWSPGRGNNNGTRYTVQYKIYGGEIDVWHDQKQCTNITGTCCDLSRDTSDLAEGYFARVKAVSNGISSDWTESKRFHPKLDTIIGPPSLEVRAGERSIFIWLRGPFKWQTDNKTKVKSMAKYYRSLQYNVSLYNNKTKQLLHFLLKNYSGTLDRLDHDTQYCVSARTKVQGQISDPSEELCVTTPKDTFSEWLVVIMFGCVLPSMIALLLIFVVFYLIYRYVFGNHQKTPKNLLLQYHCEREAKVVFVPYDLKVNLITSNVFNTRSKTQQVKHSPAYENQSTSGFQPAKHLGYTSQLVKHLSAEDLEALASDEDQQHEAPNYRRQTGMRPLSEYFGYGTVLNAQLSFEQDDKLPENEDLMRSVSIGVSQEAAFNPSFETHLISEEEAVQQVQIRKGQAQVSEGRECQQFDIKLSLCWDFPEEAEQGEGTVLVDWDPESRTLHMPILHDSKRADCDVEEKTDLLPTVYLRQSSREPSDIEEVYVSRLVKNWGLQE is encoded by the exons ATGCTGGGGCCAGGAACACTCACTGTTCTTTTTCTTGTAACACTAAAGGCTACAG TGGTTTATGGAACTGCTGTACCTGAACAACCATATGATGTCCACTTTCAATCATTTAACCTGAGGAACGTCTTGCGATGGAGTCCAGGGAGAGGAAACAATAATGGAACTCGCTATACAGTTCAGTATaaaat TTATGGTGGGGAGATAGACGTCTGGCACGATCAAAAGCAGTGTACCAATATCACTGGAACGTGCTGTGACCTTTCCAGAGACACCAGTGACTTAGCAGAAGGATACTTTGCAAGAGTTAAGGCTGTCTCAAATGGCATCTCTTCGGACTGGACAGAATCTAAAAGGTTCCATCCAAAATTGGACA ccaTAATTGGGCCTCCATCCTTGGAAGTCAGAGCTGGTGAAAGATCAATTTTTATCTGGTTAAGGGGTCCATTCAAATGGCAAACTGATAACAAAACCAAAGTGAAGTCAATGGCTAAATATTACAGAAGCCTGCAATACAACGTGTCTCtgtacaataataaaactaaacagtTG TTGCACTTCCTACTGAAAAATTACTCTGGAACGCTTGACAGGTTAGACCACgacacacagtactgtgtgtcTGCCAGGACGAAGGTCCAAGGGCAAATCAGTGACCCTTCCGAAGAGCTGTGTGTAACCACACCAAAGG ATACCTTTTCAGAATGGTTGGTCGTCATCATGTTTGGATGTGTTTTGCCTTCCATGATTGCTTTATTACTtatctttgtagttttctatcTTATTTACCGGTATGTGTTTGGCAACCACCAAAAAACGCCCAAAAACCTG ttgctgCAGTACCATTGTGAGCGGGAGGCAAAGGTAGTCTTTGTTCCTTATGACTTAAAAGTGAACCTTATCACCTCTAATGTCTTCAATACAAGGAGCAAGACTCAGCAGGTCAAACATAGCCCTGCCTATGAAAACCAATCCACCAGTGGGTTTCAACCTGCAAAGCACCTGGGCTATACATCCCAACTAGTAAAACATTTGTCAGCTGAAGATCTTGAAGCTTTGGCAAGCGATGAAGACCAACAACACGAGGCCCCCAATTACAGGAGACAGACAGGAATGAGGCCACTGAGTGAATATTTTGGATATGGAACTGTTCTTAATGCCCAGTTATCCTTCGAACAGGACGACAAGTTGCCAGAAAACGAAGACTTAATGAGGTCTGTCTCCATTGGTGTCAGTCAAGAAGCAGCATTTAACCCaagctttgaaacacacttgATCAGTGAAGAGGAAGCTGTGCAACAAGTACAGATAAGAAAAGGACAAGCACAGGTCAGTGAGGGGAGGGAGTGTCAGCAGTTTGACATAAAGCTGAGTCTGTGCTGGGATTTCCCAGAGGAAGCTGAACAAGGAGAAGGAACCGTTCTTGTGGACTGGGATCCTGAGAGTCGTACGCTGCACATGCCCATCCTTCATGACAGTAAAAGGGCAGACTGTGATGTAGAGGAAAAGACTGACCTTTTGCCCACTGTGTACTTGAGGCAGTCTTCAAGAGAACCTTCTGACATTGAAGAAGTCTATGTGTCAAGATTAGTGAAAAACTGGGGCCTCCAAGAATGA
- the LOC121316912 gene encoding interleukin-20 receptor subunit alpha-like isoform X3, with the protein MELAIHYGGEIDVWHDQKQCTNITGTCCDLSRDTSDLAEGYFARVKAVSNGISSDWTESKRFHPKLDTIIGPPSLEVRAGERSIFIWLRGPFKWQTDNKTKVKSMAKYYRSLQYNVSLYNNKTKQLLHFLLKNYSGTLDRLDHDTQYCVSARTKVQGQISDPSEELCVTTPKDTFSEWLVVIMFGCVLPSMIALLLIFVVFYLIYRYVFGNHQKTPKNLLLQYHCEREAKVVFVPYDLKVNLITSNVFNTRSKTQQVKHSPAYENQSTSGFQPAKHLGYTSQLVKHLSAEDLEALASDEDQQHEAPNYRRQTGMRPLSEYFGYGTVLNAQLSFEQDDKLPENEDLMRSVSIGVSQEAAFNPSFETHLISEEEAVQQVQIRKGQAQVSEGRECQQFDIKLSLCWDFPEEAEQGEGTVLVDWDPESRTLHMPILHDSKRADCDVEEKTDLLPTVYLRQSSREPSDIEEVYVSRLVKNWGLQE; encoded by the exons ATGGAACTCGCTATACA TTATGGTGGGGAGATAGACGTCTGGCACGATCAAAAGCAGTGTACCAATATCACTGGAACGTGCTGTGACCTTTCCAGAGACACCAGTGACTTAGCAGAAGGATACTTTGCAAGAGTTAAGGCTGTCTCAAATGGCATCTCTTCGGACTGGACAGAATCTAAAAGGTTCCATCCAAAATTGGACA ccaTAATTGGGCCTCCATCCTTGGAAGTCAGAGCTGGTGAAAGATCAATTTTTATCTGGTTAAGGGGTCCATTCAAATGGCAAACTGATAACAAAACCAAAGTGAAGTCAATGGCTAAATATTACAGAAGCCTGCAATACAACGTGTCTCtgtacaataataaaactaaacagtTG TTGCACTTCCTACTGAAAAATTACTCTGGAACGCTTGACAGGTTAGACCACgacacacagtactgtgtgtcTGCCAGGACGAAGGTCCAAGGGCAAATCAGTGACCCTTCCGAAGAGCTGTGTGTAACCACACCAAAGG ATACCTTTTCAGAATGGTTGGTCGTCATCATGTTTGGATGTGTTTTGCCTTCCATGATTGCTTTATTACTtatctttgtagttttctatcTTATTTACCGGTATGTGTTTGGCAACCACCAAAAAACGCCCAAAAACCTG ttgctgCAGTACCATTGTGAGCGGGAGGCAAAGGTAGTCTTTGTTCCTTATGACTTAAAAGTGAACCTTATCACCTCTAATGTCTTCAATACAAGGAGCAAGACTCAGCAGGTCAAACATAGCCCTGCCTATGAAAACCAATCCACCAGTGGGTTTCAACCTGCAAAGCACCTGGGCTATACATCCCAACTAGTAAAACATTTGTCAGCTGAAGATCTTGAAGCTTTGGCAAGCGATGAAGACCAACAACACGAGGCCCCCAATTACAGGAGACAGACAGGAATGAGGCCACTGAGTGAATATTTTGGATATGGAACTGTTCTTAATGCCCAGTTATCCTTCGAACAGGACGACAAGTTGCCAGAAAACGAAGACTTAATGAGGTCTGTCTCCATTGGTGTCAGTCAAGAAGCAGCATTTAACCCaagctttgaaacacacttgATCAGTGAAGAGGAAGCTGTGCAACAAGTACAGATAAGAAAAGGACAAGCACAGGTCAGTGAGGGGAGGGAGTGTCAGCAGTTTGACATAAAGCTGAGTCTGTGCTGGGATTTCCCAGAGGAAGCTGAACAAGGAGAAGGAACCGTTCTTGTGGACTGGGATCCTGAGAGTCGTACGCTGCACATGCCCATCCTTCATGACAGTAAAAGGGCAGACTGTGATGTAGAGGAAAAGACTGACCTTTTGCCCACTGTGTACTTGAGGCAGTCTTCAAGAGAACCTTCTGACATTGAAGAAGTCTATGTGTCAAGATTAGTGAAAAACTGGGGCCTCCAAGAATGA